The DNA window TCGCTGGCTCCGGAAATAGATAAATCCTCCCCCGAGATTATTTTGCGTAGCCATTAATCCTTTTGTTGCTGACAAACTTTTTAGTAATGGAATTGTAATATCCATTTAAGAAATTGCGCATTgtagtattatttttttgttttgcttGGCGATGAAAAGTGTGGAAATTCTCCATCTTCGCAAACTGTGCCTACTTTTGATCGGCGTTATTTGGGTACACTAGTGTTATCACTAGAGAGCAATTAGTGTAGCTAACCCACTCAATGATGATAGAATGGAAAGACGGGTTGATTCCGGTATTCTTTGGCCTTGAGAATACTCACATTCTCTGGtgtgttattttttttagtctGTGCTGTGAGAGTAAGAACTAAGAATTAGTCTTCTATTGTTCATTCTGTtacttcatttttttttttgccttCTCCGATTCTATTACATTTTCCGGATCGTTTCTAGTTTTTTCCTTCCCCCCTCCCTTCTCGTTCTTTGATCATTACTAAGATTCTCACTAATGCTTAGTCAACTCGTACAATGGCTTGAACACATACTGATAGATTGAACCACAATTGACAGTGACGACGAACTACAACTACAAAATTTAACCTTAGCGTTACTAATTTTAGTAATAGGATTACCATGCGAAAAATGCTAAATAGAATTATGTTGCAATAGTACATTTGAACGATGGTGGGAAGGGAAGTATGTAAATTTCATTTGTGGCTCTGATTCCTGAAGTCTGTGCTGGCGCCGCCgcacttttttttgtttttgaaatttccagtattatttaaagaattcaatttccTATAATCCTCTCCGATAAAATCTTGGTtgttattaatttttttttttttaattcaatcaTACACATATAGACATACAAACACACAATGGCTCCAAAAGTtgcaattattatttactcATTATACCACCACATTGCCCAATTagctgaagaagaaaagaaaggtATTGAAGCTGCTGGTGGTGTTGCTGACATCTACCAAGTTCCAGAAACCTTATCTGACgaagttttgaaattattacatGCCCCAGCTAAACCAAACTACCCAATTGCTACCAATGATACTTTAACTGGTTATGATGCTTACTTGTTCGGTATTCCAACTAGATTTGGTAACTACCCAGCCCAATTCAAGGCCTTCTGGGATGCCACTGGTGGTTTGTGGGCTCAAGGTTCCTTGGCTGGTAAACAAGCTGGTATCTTTGTTTCTACCAGTGGTCAAGGTGGTGGTCAAGAAACCACTGCTGTCAACGCTTTATCTGTCTTGGTCCATCATGGTATCATCTTCGTTCCATTGGGTTACGCTAAGGCTTTCCCATTACAAACCAACTTGGAAGAAATCCACGGTGGTTCTCCATACGGTGCTGGTACTTTTGCTGGTGTTGACGGTTCCAGACAACCAActaaattggaaaaagaaattgctTTCATCCAAGGTAAATCTTTCTACGAAACCATTTCCAAATAAACTCGTTTTTTCTAGATGAATATAGAGgtatatttgattttgtaattATTTACAACTAATAGAAgcaaataaatttaatgatgCAAAAAGTATGTTTCGGATAGTACAGGCTGATTGTGTGATGATCTTGTTCATCAAAGTTGTTGTGGAAAACTCCGATTTCTTGACAATTCAATCTGTAAATACCTTTTCATTGTTGTATCAATCAAGAAGATTAAACTGAGAAGATCTACAAGCTGTCAATTCGATGCAAAAAAGATCTATTCGTgggaattaaaaaaaataatgcCTGGCTGACAGGACTCGAACCTGCAATCCCTTGATGGCGAGCTGAATCTAAGAATCCAACCGTAGTCAAG is part of the Candida dubliniensis CD36 chromosome R, complete sequence genome and encodes:
- a CDS encoding flavodoxin, putative (Similar to S. cerevisiae PST2;~possibly fungus-specific) is translated as MAPKVAIIIYSLYHHIAQLAEEEKKGIEAAGGVADIYQVPETLSDEVLKLLHAPAKPNYPIATNDTLTGYDAYLFGIPTRFGNYPAQFKAFWDATGGLWAQGSLAGKQAGIFVSTSGQGGGQETTAVNALSVLVHHGIIFVPLGYAKAFPLQTNLEEIHGGSPYGAGTFAGVDGSRQPTKLEKEIAFIQGKSFYETISK